The Marivirga salinae DNA window ATACTAATTGATCATAATGCAATTTCGCCACATCTCCATTGTCATTAATATATTCAACAGCATTTTCACTAGCTTGAATACTCTTTAGCTTTGCCTGAATGTAATTCGCACCTTTAAATATTTGTTCCTGCGGAGTTGATTTAAAATTTATGGGTAGAAAACCATTGATAAATTCTCCTGTAAAACCATGAAAATCATGACAATTGCTAATCGAAATCACCGTAACTTCAATTTCCTTATTGTTGATTTTTTTTCTTAATCTTCCATAAAGCTCTTTATAAGCCCATACAGAAACATATCCACATCCGATAAAGATTACTTTTTTCTTTTCCATTACCTTAAAAATTAAATAATTATCGGATTACCAAAACTTGTAAAATCAGCCAAGTGAAATCCATACTTTTTATGTTTCTTAGCCAGTTGATGAATATATTCAGCCTGATCTAAGGTGGGGTTTCCAACTGAAAAGTGTTCTTTATATCCCTCTAATGCTAATAATAATGTTTCTGAAAAACATGCATAATAGTTATTTTCAGGTAAATCAAGTTTACCTTTTTTAAGTGTAATCCCTGGAATATTAACAATCCCTCCATCTACAATTGTAAGATCAGGTCTTTCAATTAATAACTTTTCAGAAGTATTTCTGGGTTGAGTCCCATCTAAAATAAATGCATCTTTTTTCAGCATTTCCTTTTTGATAAGATTATCAGCACTAGCGGTAAGTAAAACAATTAAGTTAGACTTTTTAATATCCTTCATATCTGCTGAAATTTCAATCTTAACAGAAGGTGAAATGGCATTAAGTTCCTTTTTTAGTTCCTCTAGTTTCTCTGTGTTTCTTGCAATTAATTGAAGATTGGTAGCATAATTATGTTTAACTAACATTTTTGCCACACAAGAACCAACACTACCAGTAGCACCAACAATGGTTTGATGCTCAATAAGTGAATTATTCTTTTCAATCAATTTAACCATCCCATTATACATACTAACAGCAGTAAATGCATTTCCATTTGTAATAGAAACATCTTTTCTTTCACTTAATAATAAACCTCCTTTAGTTAGAGGAGAAGTAAGTGCTCCCAATCCAATGTTAGTATAACCACGATCTACTAAATCATCTATTATGGAATTAATTTTAAAAGAAGTTGCTTTAGCCCCACTTTTGATCATATCCTCAGAGGACATCATTAACATTTCAGTAATTCCTAACAAATCATTTTCAATACCTTCCTCATTTAAATAGATTTCACTCCACTTAAATGATTGCTTTTTCATTTTATTAAAAACTTTTCGATAAAAATTATCTGAAACCTTGTTTAAGGGTTTCCAAAACTGTCCCATATCGGAACGATAACCAAATCTAAAGTGAATGAGAAAGGCGAATTTTTTTACCAATTCTAAATCAATTGAATCGATTTTTGGCTGTTCAACAGCTAAGTTTTCTGAGTACATTTTGAAGAATTTAAATTAGGTAATAATTAAAGGTGGGATAAACAAAACAGGAAAGAATGATGATTTAACAGCAGTTCAATTTGAATAAAAAATTCCCTTTCTATTATAAAATAATGTAGACATAAAAAATACTACACAAAAAATCAAAAATCATTGTTGGCAACATGCTCTTATAAAATTCATTTTTAAATCTTAAAAATCCAGTAAGTACTAATAAAACCAAAGACAGTTTTTCAAAAATAGCCATTGTTAAAATCAATGTTTGAAATTCCGGATTTACATATACATAAATGATAGATAATCCCATCATAAGACATAAAACACCCCAATGCTGTAGGTAAAAGCCTTTCTCAGCTTCGTAAGGAGTTTTATTCAACTTTTCAATTGAAAATTTTGGAAATAAAGTATATATAACTGGAATACAGGTTATTACACCCGTTATTAAAATAAGATATTGCATTGAAAAAAGAAAGAGATAGGATTTTTTATAACTTTGTGTTTAATTTTTTAACTATATAATATCACAAATCTAATTTTAAATTTGATGTAATAAAATATTATTAATATTATTTTTTTGTTATTAAAACATTGAAGTTGATTAATTCATACTTTAACAATTAACTGAAACCGGTCTGTTAAATTTTAAGCATACTTTTAACATAATGAAAAAAACATATATAAAAGCAACTGAGTTTGACTCCAAAATTGATAAAGGAGAGGACATATCTGATAACTTAGATATCAAAAAATATTATTTAACCTGCAAAAAGAAGAAAAAATAATCTTCTATTATTTTCTTAAATCCCCCACCATTAATTTCCTTAACTTTTCGAAAAAAAATAAATGCTTAAAAAATTAAAGCAATTAGGCCCTGGAATGATAGTGACTGCAGCTTTTATCGGACCTGGGACGGTAACTACTGCTAGTATGGCAGGTGCAGGATATGGGTACACCCTACTATGGGCTATGCTATTTTCCATTATTGCTACTATCATTTTGCAAGAAATGACTGCCCGATTAGGCACTCAGGCAAAAATGGGATTAGGTGAAGCAATTCGTAAAAAATCTATTAATAAATTTTTAAGATACTTAAGTTTCGGATTAGTTATAAGTGCAATAGTATTTGGAAATGCTGCTTATGAATCAGGAAATTTAGCAGGAGCTGTCATGGGATTTGAAGATTTCCCTGAAATATTCGGGCTTAATTTATTGCTCATCTTTATCGGTATCACAGCTTTTATCCTCCTATTTGTCGGTAAATACAAATATATAGAACGCTTTCTAGTTTTATTAGTGAGTGTGATGGGAATTGTATTCATTTTGGCTGCCATACTACTACATCCTTCAATAAGTGAAATCATAAAAGGGCTTTTCATTCCAGTTATCCCTGAAAAGGCTGGCTTAATGGTAGTAGGGTTGATTGGTACCACAGTTGTTCCTTATAATTTGTTCCTTCATGCATCCGCTAGCAAAACTAAATGGAAAGAAGGTGATTCACTGCAACTTTCAAGGCTGGATACCATTCTATCAGTAAGTTTAGGTGGATTGATCACCATGGCCATTATGACAACTGCAGCAGTTGCTTTTGAAGGAAATCCTCAAGAAATTGATGGAATTGGAGCCCTGGGAAAACAATTGCAACCTATTCTTGGTGATTGGTCAACTCATTTTATTGCATTTGGATTTTTAGCCGCTGGATTTTCTTCTAGCATTACAGCCCCATTAGCTGCAGCTTTTGCTACCTCAGAAATACTTGATTGGAAAGATGGATTAAGAAACAAAAAATTCAAAATGGTTTGGGCTTTTGTACTCCTTACAGGAATTATTACTGCTTCTTTAGACTTCCGTCCAACTGCACTCATTCTTTTTGCACAGGTAGCTAATGGACTGCTTTTACCCATCTTAGCGATCTACCTTTTATGGATTGTGAATGATAAAGCGCTCATGGGAAATCATGTGAATTCTAAACTCATTAACTTACTTGGCGTTGTAGTAATTATTGTAACTTTACTATTAGGCTTCAAAAGTATATTTACTGCTTTAGGAATTATTTAATCTAAAAGATGAGTTCAATAGATATTAATTGTGATTTAGGAGAAAGTTTTGGTCAATTTATAATGGGCAATGATGATGCGGTATTTCCCCACATCAGTTCATGCAATATCGCTTGCGGTTTTCACGGAGGTGATCCTCTTCATATTGAAAACACTATTAAAAAAGCACTTCATCACAAGGTTCAAATTGGAGCTCATCCCTCCTATCCTGACTTAGCGGGATTTGGTAGAAGGAAAATCTTACTCTCTGCCGAAGAATTAAAAGCCTCAGTTAAATATCAAATCTCAGCCTTAATGGGCATGGTAAAAGCCCTTGGAGGTGAACTAAAATACATTAAGGCACATGGCGCACTATATAACTCCATTGCACATGATGAAAAAGAAGCTAAAACATTTCTTTTTGCAGTTAAAGAAATCAATCCTGATTTAGCTATTTTAGGTTTATCTGCCAGTCCATTTGAAGGAATTGCTCAAAGTTTGGGATTTCAATTTATTAGAGAGGGATTTTTGGACAGATGCTATCAAGATGATGGTAGTTTAATGCCAAGAAAAGAAAAGGGATCTGTATTGGAATCCGTGGAAGAGAGCTTGAATCAATTCATCTCAATAGCTCAAAAGAGAGAAGTCGAAACTGCAAGTGGGAAACGAATCCCAATGCAAGTGGATAGTTTATGTATTCACGGAGACAATCCACTAGCAGAAGATATTCTAAAAGCCATTCATCAATTAGACCAGTCCATTACTGTTAAATGCATTCAACTATGATTGATATAATACCTTATGGAAATAGCGCTTTACTAATCAATTTTGAGCAAAAAATAGATGCTAAAATTCATCATTTAGTAAAAGGATATTTCAATTCAATTAGCAATTTGGATGAAGTCACCTATCAGATACCTGCATACTGTTCCATTACAGTAATTTTCGATTCTCAAAAAACTGATTTTGAAAGTTTAAAACAAAAAATTGAGAAATTGGAAATCAATTCCAATGAAACGTATCCAGATGCAAGAACCATTGAAATTCCTGTATGCTATGAAAAAGAATATGCCCCTGATCTGGAATCGCTTTCAAAAGATATTAATTTAAACCCGCAAGATATTATTACTCAACATACCTCAGTTACTTATGATGTTTATATGATGGGTTTTCTTCCAGGCTTCCCTTATTTAGGGGAACTTCCTAAAGCTTTAGAATGCAAAAGAAAATCAACCCCTAGAAAGCAAGTTAAAGCTGGAAGTGTGGCTATAGCAGGAAATCAAACTGGCATCTATCCCACTGATGCGCCTGGCGGATGGCAACTAATCGGTCAAACCCCGCTTAAAATATTTAATGCACTAGATGAAAATGCTTTCCTTATCAAAATGGGAGATAAAGTAAAATTCAAATCAATTAGTTCCGAAACTTTTAAAACTCTACAGCAAAATGGCAAATGACTTGACATTAACCTTTCTTCAAGCTGGACTTCAAACGACTCTCCAAGATAAAGGAAGGGCTGGTTTACAATATTTAGGAGTTCCAGTAGGTGGAGCTTTGGATATCACCTCTGCAGCAATGGCAAATCATTTGGTTGGAAACGAAAAAAATGTGCCTGTTCTCGAAATCACCATGACTGGCCCAGAGATTTTATTTGACTCAGATGCTTTAATAGCTTTGACAGGTGCACCTTTTGAGCTTTATTGTGATGATAAATTAGTTGAAAATAATACCGCTATATACCTCAAAAGTGGATCAATTTTAAAATTTGGCAAACTGAAATCAGGTTGCAGGGCTTACCTGGCAGTAGCTGGTGAATGGAATGCCAAGAAATGGAAAGATAGTGTGAGTCCGTTATTGCAAGTTCCAGAAGCCACTCCAGATAGCATCATTAAAAAGGGAACAAAATTAAAAATTAATTCTGCTTTTTTGAATAAAACTGGAAGCTGGGATAAAAATAAGCATACTCCAATTTTATCTAATAGAGTGAGGTTAAGAGTGAAGCCTGGCCCAGAATTCGACAGCATTTCAAGAATTGCAATAGCAAAATTTTTCGGACAAGGGCATGAAATTTCTAAAGATGCCAATAGGATGGGCTATCGGTTAACAACTAACTTAACAAACCCAGAGGACAGAAGCGAAATGATTTCTTCAGGAATAATCCCAGGAACTATTCAAATTACAGGAAGTGGTCAGCCTATAATTTTATTG harbors:
- a CDS encoding shikimate dehydrogenase, with product MYSENLAVEQPKIDSIDLELVKKFAFLIHFRFGYRSDMGQFWKPLNKVSDNFYRKVFNKMKKQSFKWSEIYLNEEGIENDLLGITEMLMMSSEDMIKSGAKATSFKINSIIDDLVDRGYTNIGLGALTSPLTKGGLLLSERKDVSITNGNAFTAVSMYNGMVKLIEKNNSLIEHQTIVGATGSVGSCVAKMLVKHNYATNLQLIARNTEKLEELKKELNAISPSVKIEISADMKDIKKSNLIVLLTASADNLIKKEMLKKDAFILDGTQPRNTSEKLLIERPDLTIVDGGIVNIPGITLKKGKLDLPENNYYACFSETLLLALEGYKEHFSVGNPTLDQAEYIHQLAKKHKKYGFHLADFTSFGNPIII
- a CDS encoding Nramp family divalent metal transporter translates to MLKKLKQLGPGMIVTAAFIGPGTVTTASMAGAGYGYTLLWAMLFSIIATIILQEMTARLGTQAKMGLGEAIRKKSINKFLRYLSFGLVISAIVFGNAAYESGNLAGAVMGFEDFPEIFGLNLLLIFIGITAFILLFVGKYKYIERFLVLLVSVMGIVFILAAILLHPSISEIIKGLFIPVIPEKAGLMVVGLIGTTVVPYNLFLHASASKTKWKEGDSLQLSRLDTILSVSLGGLITMAIMTTAAVAFEGNPQEIDGIGALGKQLQPILGDWSTHFIAFGFLAAGFSSSITAPLAAAFATSEILDWKDGLRNKKFKMVWAFVLLTGIITASLDFRPTALILFAQVANGLLLPILAIYLLWIVNDKALMGNHVNSKLINLLGVVVIIVTLLLGFKSIFTALGII
- a CDS encoding 5-oxoprolinase subunit PxpA; this encodes MSSIDINCDLGESFGQFIMGNDDAVFPHISSCNIACGFHGGDPLHIENTIKKALHHKVQIGAHPSYPDLAGFGRRKILLSAEELKASVKYQISALMGMVKALGGELKYIKAHGALYNSIAHDEKEAKTFLFAVKEINPDLAILGLSASPFEGIAQSLGFQFIREGFLDRCYQDDGSLMPRKEKGSVLESVEESLNQFISIAQKREVETASGKRIPMQVDSLCIHGDNPLAEDILKAIHQLDQSITVKCIQL
- the pxpB gene encoding 5-oxoprolinase subunit PxpB, with protein sequence MIDIIPYGNSALLINFEQKIDAKIHHLVKGYFNSISNLDEVTYQIPAYCSITVIFDSQKTDFESLKQKIEKLEINSNETYPDARTIEIPVCYEKEYAPDLESLSKDINLNPQDIITQHTSVTYDVYMMGFLPGFPYLGELPKALECKRKSTPRKQVKAGSVAIAGNQTGIYPTDAPGGWQLIGQTPLKIFNALDENAFLIKMGDKVKFKSISSETFKTLQQNGK
- a CDS encoding biotin-dependent carboxyltransferase family protein, with protein sequence MANDLTLTFLQAGLQTTLQDKGRAGLQYLGVPVGGALDITSAAMANHLVGNEKNVPVLEITMTGPEILFDSDALIALTGAPFELYCDDKLVENNTAIYLKSGSILKFGKLKSGCRAYLAVAGEWNAKKWKDSVSPLLQVPEATPDSIIKKGTKLKINSAFLNKTGSWDKNKHTPILSNRVRLRVKPGPEFDSISRIAIAKFFGQGHEISKDANRMGYRLTTNLTNPEDRSEMISSGIIPGTIQITGSGQPIILLKDAQTTGGYPRIANIINEDLDQLAQLKPGDEVWFSIA